In Thermodesulfovibrionia bacterium, the DNA window GATCTCATACAGAGATGTGCTTAATAAAGAGCTCAAAGTGATGGACTCCACAGCCATATCTCTATGTAAAGATAATAACCTTCCAATAATTGTGTTCAGCCTGCTTAAGAGAGGCAACATAAAGAAGATCCTTGAAGGCAAAAAAATCGGAACCTTGGTCAGGGAGGGAGCGGCTTATGGAACAAAAGGCAAAAAAAATAATAACAGATAGGATGGAGAAGACCCTGGATGCCTTAAAAAAGGATCTGGCCAGTATCAGGACCGGCAGGGCATCCATATCTGTACTTGACGGCGTACTTGTTAATTCATATGGGACACCGGCTCCCTTAAGCCACGTTGCGACCTTAAGCGTTCCTGAGAGCAGGACGATCACGATCCAGCCCTGGGATGTTAAGATGATACCTGAGATAGAGAAGGCTATTCAGAAGTCTGATCTCGGGCTCAATCCTTCCAACGATGGGAAGATCATAAGGCTGTCAGTTCCCCAGCTTACAGAGGAGCGCAGGAAAGAGATCGTTAAAAATGCCCATAAAAAGGGAGAAGAGGCAAAGGTCGCGCTCAGGAATATACGCCGTGACGGAAATGATGAGATGAAGAAGCTGGAAAAAGATAAGCACCTGAGCGAAGACGATACCAAACGTTCTATTGAAGATGTGCAGAAGATCACGGATTCCTTTATTAAAAGGATCGACGAGATCATCAAACATAAAGAGGCGGAGATCATGGAAGTATAATTCTCGCCAAAAAACTCTTTCAGAAAATTC includes these proteins:
- the frr gene encoding ribosome recycling factor; this translates as MEQKAKKIITDRMEKTLDALKKDLASIRTGRASISVLDGVLVNSYGTPAPLSHVATLSVPESRTITIQPWDVKMIPEIEKAIQKSDLGLNPSNDGKIIRLSVPQLTEERRKEIVKNAHKKGEEAKVALRNIRRDGNDEMKKLEKDKHLSEDDTKRSIEDVQKITDSFIKRIDEIIKHKEAEIMEV